A window of the Scleropages formosus chromosome 21, fSclFor1.1, whole genome shotgun sequence genome harbors these coding sequences:
- the mrps12 gene encoding small ribosomal subunit protein uS12m, translated as MTNVWKMAPLVSSLLQVPRFLGPWSQALLSRAMATLNQMHRKGRPPPPKPKIGATFGRPQLKAVVLKTLIRKPKKPNSANRKCARVRLSDGHEAVVFIPGEGHNLQEHNVVLVEGGRTQDLPGVKLKVIRGKYDCAHVVKKKQ; from the exons ATGACTAACGTTTGGAAAATGGCACCTCTTGTGTCGTCGCTGCTGCAAG TTCCCCGCTTCCTCGGCCCCTGGTCCCAGGCTCTGCTGTCGAGGGCCATGGCCACACTCAACCAGATGCACAGAAAGGgccgacccccacccccaaagcCCAAGATCGGTGCCACGTTCGGCCGGCCCCAGCTCAAGGCCGTGGTCCTGAAGACCCTCATCCGGAAGCCCAAGAAGCCCAACTCGGCCAACCGAAAGTGTGCCCGCGTGCGCCTCTCCGACGGCCATGAGGCGGTGGTCTTCATTCCGGGCGAAGGTCACAACCTGCAGGAGCACAACGTGGTGCTGGTGGAGGGGGGCCGGACACAGGACCTGCCCGGAGTCAAGCTCAAAGTGATTCGGGGCAAATATGACTGTGCGCATGTCGTAAAGAAGAAGCAGTGA